The following are from one region of the Bradyrhizobium sediminis genome:
- the fliG gene encoding flagellar motor switch protein FliG: protein MSVPQTTNANDITSVVAALASRQANRPKSKPLSGPKRAAILMLALGEQYGGKVWSLLDDNEVRELSMHMSTLGTVEADIVEDLLLEFVSRMSASGALMGTFDATERLLQQYLPAERVTGIMDEIRGPAGRNMWEKLSNVQEEVLANYLKNEYPQTIAVVLSKLKPEHAARVLAILPEDMALDVIGRMLKMEAVQKEVIERVEQTLRTEFMSNLSQTRRRDAHEVMAEIFNNFDRQTETRFITSLEEDNRESAERIKALMFTFDDLVKLDSASAQTLMRHVDKDKLGVALKSANEDVRGFFLGNMSSRAGKMLLDDMTALGPVRLRDVDEAQALLVNLAKDLAAKGEIMLTKNRADDELVY, encoded by the coding sequence ATGTCCGTACCGCAAACCACCAACGCCAACGATATCACCAGCGTCGTCGCCGCGCTGGCCAGCCGTCAGGCCAATCGCCCGAAGAGCAAGCCGCTGAGCGGGCCGAAGCGCGCCGCCATCCTGATGCTGGCACTGGGCGAACAGTATGGCGGCAAGGTGTGGTCGCTGCTCGATGACAATGAAGTGCGCGAATTGTCGATGCACATGTCGACGCTCGGCACCGTCGAGGCCGACATCGTGGAAGATCTGCTGCTCGAATTCGTCTCGCGGATGTCGGCGTCCGGCGCGCTGATGGGAACCTTCGACGCCACCGAACGGCTGCTGCAGCAATACCTGCCCGCCGAGCGCGTCACCGGTATCATGGATGAAATCCGCGGCCCCGCCGGCCGCAACATGTGGGAGAAGCTCTCCAACGTGCAGGAAGAGGTGCTCGCCAACTATCTGAAGAACGAATATCCGCAGACCATCGCCGTGGTGCTGTCGAAGCTGAAGCCGGAACACGCTGCGCGCGTGCTCGCGATCCTGCCCGAAGACATGGCGCTCGACGTGATCGGCCGGATGCTGAAAATGGAGGCGGTGCAGAAGGAAGTGATCGAGCGCGTCGAACAGACGCTGCGCACCGAGTTCATGTCGAACCTGTCGCAGACCAGGCGCCGCGACGCCCACGAGGTGATGGCCGAGATCTTCAACAATTTCGACCGCCAGACCGAAACCCGCTTCATCACCTCGCTGGAGGAGGACAACCGCGAGTCGGCCGAACGCATCAAGGCGCTGATGTTCACCTTCGACGACCTGGTCAAGCTCGACTCCGCTTCCGCGCAGACCCTGATGCGCCACGTCGACAAGGACAAGCTCGGCGTCGCGCTGAAGAGCGCCAACGAGGACGTCCGCGGCTTCTTCCTCGGCAACATGTCTTCCCGCGCGGGAAAGATGCTGTTGGATGACATGACGGCGCTGGGACCGGTACGGTTGCGCGACGTCGACGAGGCGCAGGCGCTGCTCGTCAACCTGGCCAAGGACCTCGCCGCCAAGGGTGAAATCATGCTGACCAAGAACCGCGCCGACGACGAGCTGGTGTACTGA
- the fliH gene encoding FliH/SctL family protein (binds to and inhibits the function of flagella specific ATPase FliI) has product MAAPAKFLFDMDFSAPDKARERPATSAEIAQKIAAAEARAYRDGFDAGQREAKAESDRRTALALEEIGIGVQGIATRFSGIETRMETEAVDVAVAVARKLCTELIAGEPLGEIMGLVSDCFSHLVSTPHLVVRINDSLYEAARERIERLAKQSGFEGRLVILAEPGIETGDCKIEWADGGVVLERAAIEAKVNELVGRYIASRDQAGNPATRIEP; this is encoded by the coding sequence ATGGCCGCGCCCGCAAAATTCCTGTTCGACATGGACTTCTCCGCGCCGGACAAGGCGCGCGAGCGGCCGGCCACGTCGGCCGAAATCGCCCAGAAGATTGCGGCCGCCGAGGCCCGCGCCTATCGCGACGGATTCGACGCGGGTCAGCGCGAGGCCAAGGCGGAAAGCGACCGCCGCACCGCGCTGGCGCTCGAGGAGATCGGCATCGGCGTTCAGGGTATCGCGACGCGCTTTTCCGGCATCGAAACCCGGATGGAAACCGAGGCCGTCGACGTCGCGGTCGCGGTGGCGCGCAAGTTGTGCACCGAGCTGATCGCCGGCGAGCCGCTCGGCGAGATCATGGGGCTGGTCAGCGACTGCTTCTCGCATCTGGTCTCGACGCCGCATCTGGTGGTCCGGATCAACGATTCGCTCTACGAGGCCGCACGCGAGCGGATCGAACGGCTGGCGAAGCAAAGCGGCTTCGAAGGCCGTCTCGTCATCCTGGCCGAGCCGGGAATTGAGACCGGCGATTGCAAGATCGAATGGGCCGACGGCGGCGTGGTGCTGGAGCGTGCGGCGATCGAAGCCAAAGTCAACGAACTTGTCGGGCGCTACATCGCGTCCCGCGACCAGGCCGGAAATCCGGCCACGAGGATTGAACCATGA
- the fliN gene encoding flagellar motor switch protein FliN → MSDTDAQVPLPDLNAADAPAIGDIAYSEDEQASRIAADLEAVFDVPVQVSAVLGRSKMDVGELLKLGPGTVLELDRRVGEAIDIYVNNRLVARGEVVLVEDKLGVTMTEIIKAERT, encoded by the coding sequence ATGAGTGACACCGACGCACAGGTCCCGCTTCCCGATCTCAACGCCGCAGACGCGCCGGCGATCGGTGACATTGCCTATAGCGAGGACGAACAGGCATCCCGCATCGCCGCCGACCTGGAGGCGGTGTTCGACGTCCCGGTGCAGGTCTCGGCCGTGCTCGGCCGCTCCAAGATGGACGTCGGCGAACTCCTGAAGCTCGGGCCCGGCACCGTCCTCGAACTCGACCGCCGCGTCGGCGAAGCCATCGACATCTATGTCAACAACCGCCTGGTGGCGCGCGGCGAAGTGGTTCTGGTGGAAGACAAGCTCGGCGTGACCATGACGGAAATCATCAAGGCGGAACGCACCTGA